CTGAAGCTGTCTTTTTCTTAAGGAAAACTTAAAGGAAAAGCGTGGTTGTGGGATTTATAGAAGATTTTAAGCTTTGCTTGTTATGCTAATGTCAAGTAAAAGGAACTTATGGTTTCTATCTTATCTTTTAAAATTGGAGGTCTTCTATGAAATTCTTAAAAAGGCATGCCTATGCCTTACTCTTTACCCTTTTTCTGATGGGGGCAAATGTCTACTCTCTCTTAAAGGTCTTTGTCATTCCCTCAGCAGTCTCAACGGTTTCAGCCAATACGACTAGCTCAAGCACATCTTCGTCGACAGCATCTACCAGCACTGGTAAGGTGACTAAGACGGATACGACTTATAAAGATGACAATATGGAAATTGAAATCACGACGGGTAAAACCAGTGATACCACTTACTATGTGGCAGATATCAAGTTGTCAAGTGCCGACTACCTTAAAACAGCTTTGGCGCAAAATACCTACGGGACTAACATCACTGACACGACATCAAGTATTGCCCAGCAAAACAATGCTATCTTTGCCATCAATGGTGACTACTATGGAGCTAATCAGTCAGGTTATGTGATTAAGAATGGTCAAGTCTATCGTGATAATGATCGAAACAGTGATTACGAGGACCTTGCCGTGTACTCAGATGGTAGCTTCAAGACCTTTAAGGAGAGCGATACAACGGCTCAAAAATTGGTTGATTCAGGTGTTGTGAATACCTTTGCCTTTGGTCCAACTTTGGTTGAAAATGGCAAGGTAGCTGTATCAGAAAATGAAGAGGTCGGTCAAGCTATGGCTGACAATCCACGTACAGCCATCGGAGTCATCGAAGAAAGTGACGGCAGTGTGCACTATATTGTCATTGTCTCGGATGGTCGTACCAGTGAGTCGTCAGGATTGACTCTTTATGAAATGGCAGAGTTGATGAAATCCTATGGTGTGACGACAGCCTATAACCTTGACGGTGGTGGCTCATCTACCATGTACTTCAATGGTCAAGTCATTAACAAGCCAACCACAAACGGAAACAAAATTTCAGAAAGGGCGGTGAGTGATATTGTTTACATCGGTTACTAAGAAATCAGCTAGCAAGCATTTTTTCACCTACATTGGTTTAACTATTTTTAGCCTAGTCTTTACCTTTGTCTATGAACGCTTTTCTTATGGCGAATCATCCATGTTTATGCGCATGATGTTCTTCGCACCATTGGTCGGAGCTTTAATTTATCTACTAACAGGAATGGGAATGTCTTGGGTGAAGAATCGTGCCTCGAAACTCTTATTAAATTCAGCCATCGCTGTTGTCGCTAGTGCTTGTTTAGTTAAAGGTATTGTTGAAGTCTCAGGACGTACAACTAGTGTAGATATGCCCTATTGGTATGTGGCAGCTGGACTACTTTGTTTGAGTATTATGACAGGATTTATCAGACCTAAAAGACTGGCTTAACCATGAGAGCTTGGAGCTGTGCTTCAGGCTTTTTGTCTTGCTTTGAAAAATTATTTAGGATAAATATACAAAGATAATATGAAGAAATGATTTCAATTTGGGAAATAGTACAAAGAAATTGTCATAAAAAATAACTGAGCAAGATTTTTTGTGATAGGAATTTAGATAGAACGAGATCTTCTGTAGTGATGAAAGTACTTGAAAAAAGTAGTGGTTTCCAGTTAAGCTATCACAGTCAGAAGTCTCTTTAGGTATCCACTTGGTTTGTAAAAAGATACCGCATCAACTTTTTATTTATTTGAACTCAATTTCACAGCAGTTTGTTTTGGCTATTAAATATACAAGAATTTAAAGTTTTTATAAAAATATACAAAAAAGTCTTGCTTTGTTCTGAATTTTCAGGTAGAATAAACTAAAATCTAAATCGTTGATAGAAAAAGTCAGATCGTTTCACAGAGAATGCGGGAAGCTGAGAACGCATGAGATCAAAGACGACACATTCTTGAGAGCGTATGCGAACTCTGGATGACAGTAGTGTACGACGGGTGGTTCCGTTAGAGACTGGGAGTTACAAGTGATACTTTGTGACTTCATGAGGAAGAGGGGGCGACCCCTGTTCGAATTAAGGTGGAACCACGTGCCAACGTCCTTGCAAAAGTTATTTTTGCGAGGACGTTTTTTGTTACACTTTTTTAAGAGTGTGTAGCTAGCAGTACACTTGGTCGGAGTTGAGCAGAAAGGATAAACTATGGAAATCAAGGGATTACGAAAGATTGAACCCTATGTAGCGGGTAGTCAGCCTGCTGAGGAAAATATCATTAAGTTGAATACTAATGAAAATGCTTATGGACCAAGTCCAGCAGTTCATCAAGCTTTAGCATCCTTTGATGCCCATCAGTTACGAAAGTATTCGACTTTAGATCAAGCAGCTTTACGTCAGGCTTTGTCTGAACAGTTGGGTGTGCCTGCCGATCAAGTGATTATCGGAAATGGCTCAGACGATATCCTGTCAATGGCTTTTCTAGCTTTCTTTAATAGCGAGGAAGAAATTTTGTTTCCAGATTTGACCTATGGTTTTTACAAGGTATGGGCAGATTTGTACCACATCCCTTTTAGAGAAGTGCCTTTGAGCTCTTCGTTTGAGATAGCTACTCAAGATTATCTGGAGGAAAATGGTGGGATTGTCCTTACTAATCCGAACGCGCCAACAGGTATTTATAAACCGCTCGATCAAATTGAGGAGATTGTAAAGGCCAACCAGTCGGTAGTTGTGATTATTGACGAAGCCTATATTAACTTTGGTGGGGAGACGGCCTTACCACTCCTAGAAAAGTATGACAATGTGTTTATCACTAGGACCTTTTCTAAGGACGCCTCCCTTGCTGGCTTGCGTGTCGGCTATGGCATCGGAAGTCCTAAATTAATGGCTGTAATCAATGCCGTCAAGAATTCAGTCAACCCCTATAATGTGGATAGCATTGCGGAAGTCTTGGCGACTGCAGCGGTTAAGTCCTGGGACTACTATGAGGACACTTGCGCAAAGATTATGGCAACACGTGACTGGTTTAGCCAAGAATTGCAGGCGATTGGTTTTGATATCCTACCTTCAAAAACTAATTTTGTTTTGGTCAAACCTCACGGAGTGACTGCAGGTCAATTGTTTGACTACCTCCAAAGTAAGAAAATTTATGTCCGTTATTTTCCAAAAGTGGAGCGTATTTCAGATAGACTACGAATTTCTATTGGGACGCAGGATGAGATGGAGCGCGTCTTAATGACAATACAGGAGTTACAAGCATGAAAAAAACGACATTAGCCTTAGGAATGCACGATAAACTTTTCAAACGTGCCCGTACCATGTATCAGATTGAACACCGTATCTGTGACTTGTTGATGACAAAGGGGTTCCTTCGAATTGAGACACCAACCTTAGAGCATTTTGAAGTCTTTAGTGATCTTGTGGACAATGGTAACTATAATTTCTTTGATAAAAATGGAGATCTTGTTAGTTTACGTCCTGATATTACCAGCCAAATTGGGCGCGTGATTGCTTCGACTCAAGTTCATACACCGATTAAATTTTCTTACTCTGGAAAAGTCTTTAACTACAATGAGGAGATGCGTGGCTTGTCCAATGAGCATACGCAGGCTGGTGTGGAAATCATTGGTTTTCCAGTTCATCAGGCATTGGAAGAAGCAATCGCTTCTGCTAAAGAGGCTCTAGATGCTGCAGGGGTCAAAAATTACAAGTTTGAATTTTCACATGCCCGCCTCCTACAACTCATTTTTGAAGAATTAAACCTTCCAGCTGTAAAAGAAGCAGAGTTGGCGGCCTATATCCGTGATAAATCGATTACCGGTCTTAAGGAGTTCACCAAAGAAAATCCAAGTCAATATGACAAGGTCTTGGAGCAGTTACCCTTCTTGTTTGGTGAGACAAATGCTGTCCTGACCAAGGCTAGACAGTTAACGGACAGTGAAGCCTTTTTGACGGCCTTGGATAGTTTGGAAGTTTTAACTAATCGTTTATCAGATAGTCTCCCAGAGACGACGCTTGATTTGGCTCAATTACCAGCAGTGCCTTACTACACGGGTATGATGTTTAAGGTCTTCGGTGACAAGGTACCAGATGCCTTTGTATCAGGTGGCCGTTACGATAAACTATTTGAACGCTTTGGAGCTACCGAGTTAACAGCGGTTGGCTGGGCCATTGATATCGACTCAGTTTATCAAGCAGTACATGACGATGTGGAATTTGGAGGTGACTTGGATGACTAGCAATCAAATCACAATTGCCTTGACCAAGGGACGTATTGAGAAAGATACGGTTAAATTACTGGAAAAAGCTGGCTTTGATATGTCTTTCATGGCCGATAAGGGACGTAATTTGATTTTCGAGAGTCCTGACAACCGGTTCCGTTTTCTCTTGGTCAAAGCTCCAGACGTGACTACCTATGTTAGACACGGTGTCGCAGATATTGGGATTGTCGGTAAGGATGTTTTGGTCGAACATCCGACAGGCTATTTAGAAATGTTAGACCTTAATTTTGGTCTTTGTAAATTCTCCGTAGCATCAACAGAAGACTATAACCCTGATGACCATAAGCGTAAACGTATTGCGACCAAGTATCCAACCATTGCGAC
The DNA window shown above is from Streptococcus salivarius and carries:
- a CDS encoding phosphodiester glycosidase family protein codes for the protein MKFLKRHAYALLFTLFLMGANVYSLLKVFVIPSAVSTVSANTTSSSTSSSTASTSTGKVTKTDTTYKDDNMEIEITTGKTSDTTYYVADIKLSSADYLKTALAQNTYGTNITDTTSSIAQQNNAIFAINGDYYGANQSGYVIKNGQVYRDNDRNSDYEDLAVYSDGSFKTFKESDTTAQKLVDSGVVNTFAFGPTLVENGKVAVSENEEVGQAMADNPRTAIGVIEESDGSVHYIVIVSDGRTSESSGLTLYEMAELMKSYGVTTAYNLDGGGSSTMYFNGQVINKPTTNGNKISERAVSDIVYIGY
- the hisC gene encoding histidinol-phosphate transaminase, with the translated sequence MEIKGLRKIEPYVAGSQPAEENIIKLNTNENAYGPSPAVHQALASFDAHQLRKYSTLDQAALRQALSEQLGVPADQVIIGNGSDDILSMAFLAFFNSEEEILFPDLTYGFYKVWADLYHIPFREVPLSSSFEIATQDYLEENGGIVLTNPNAPTGIYKPLDQIEEIVKANQSVVVIIDEAYINFGGETALPLLEKYDNVFITRTFSKDASLAGLRVGYGIGSPKLMAVINAVKNSVNPYNVDSIAEVLATAAVKSWDYYEDTCAKIMATRDWFSQELQAIGFDILPSKTNFVLVKPHGVTAGQLFDYLQSKKIYVRYFPKVERISDRLRISIGTQDEMERVLMTIQELQA
- a CDS encoding ATP phosphoribosyltransferase regulatory subunit — its product is MKKTTLALGMHDKLFKRARTMYQIEHRICDLLMTKGFLRIETPTLEHFEVFSDLVDNGNYNFFDKNGDLVSLRPDITSQIGRVIASTQVHTPIKFSYSGKVFNYNEEMRGLSNEHTQAGVEIIGFPVHQALEEAIASAKEALDAAGVKNYKFEFSHARLLQLIFEELNLPAVKEAELAAYIRDKSITGLKEFTKENPSQYDKVLEQLPFLFGETNAVLTKARQLTDSEAFLTALDSLEVLTNRLSDSLPETTLDLAQLPAVPYYTGMMFKVFGDKVPDAFVSGGRYDKLFERFGATELTAVGWAIDIDSVYQAVHDDVEFGGDLDD
- the hisG gene encoding ATP phosphoribosyltransferase; this encodes MTSNQITIALTKGRIEKDTVKLLEKAGFDMSFMADKGRNLIFESPDNRFRFLLVKAPDVTTYVRHGVADIGIVGKDVLVEHPTGYLEMLDLNFGLCKFSVASTEDYNPDDHKRKRIATKYPTIATDYFNQKGEDVEIISIQGSVEIAPVIGLADAIVDIVETGNTLVANGLKVYEDICRISARMIVNKASLKNNKEVLPFIRKIESLVGNEEVPFE